DNA sequence from the Streptomyces cinnabarinus genome:
ACGACGACCGGCTCCGGCTCGTCCGCACCGCCCGCGAGCTGCTCACGCCCACCCCGCAGCACCCGTCCCCGACCGGCCTCGGTCCGACGGTGCGGGAGGCCACCGCGGGCATGTCCCCGGGCCGGATCCAGGAGATCGTCGCCGCCGCCGGGCTGCCCTCCACCCACGACGCCGTCTCCGCGGTGACCGACCTCACCGCCCTGTTCGGCGACCGGCGGAGGATGTCCGCGCTGCTCGCCGGGGCCTCCGCGGACTCTCTGGAGGTGCTGTCCCGCCTGGTCTGGGGCCCTCCGTACGGGCAGGTCACCGCCGATCCGGCGGCCCGGCTGCGCTGGCTGCTGGACCGCGGGCTGCTGCTGCCGACGACGCCGGGGACGGTCGTACTGCCCCGCGAGGTGGCCCTGCATCTGCGTGAGGGCCGCGCGCACCGGGCCACCGAGCCGCTGCCGCCCGCCGTGGAGGCCGCGGCCACCCACCGTCCACAGGTTGTGGACGCGACGGCGGCCGGGGAGGCGTACACGGCACTGGCGACCGTGGAGGAGCTGCTGAAGGACTGGGACGAGGGCGGCCCGGCGGTGCTGCGGGCGGGCGGGCTCAGCGTCCGTGACCTCAAGCGCACCGCGGTGGCCCTGGACGTCGCCGAACCGGTCGCCGCGTTCTGGGTGGAGCTCGCCCACGCCGCCGGACTGCTCGCCTCCGACGGCGAGGCGGACGAGCGCTACGCCGCGACCCCCGCCTACGACGAGTGGCTGGAGCAGGCACCGGACCTGCGCTGGGCGCAGCTGGCCCGGACCTGGCTGACCGCGACCCGGACCTCGGGCCTGGTCGGCGGCCGGGACGCCAAGGACCGCACCCTCTCCGCGCTCGGCCCCGGCCTGGACCGCTCCGCCGCCCCCGAGGTACGGCACCGGGTGCTGGCCCTGCTGGCCGGGCTGCCGGAGGGCGCCGCCCCGAGCCCGGAGTCGGTGCTGGCGCGGCTGCGCTGGGAGCGCCCGTTGCGCGGGCCGCAGCAGGACGAGGACCCGCGCGGACAGCTCGCCGAGTGGACGCTGGTGGAGGCCGAGCGGCTCGGGGTGACCGGCCGCGGCGCCCTGTCGGCGCACGGCCGTGCCCTGCTGGGCCTGCCGGAGGCGAAGGGCCACACGCCCGAGCCGGAGCCCACCGGCCCCGGTGACAAGCTCCCGGTCCACCACCACCGCACCGCCCCCGTCGCCGCCCTCTCCCCGCCCGAACAGGCCACCGCCTCCGCCAGGGCCGCCCGGCTGCTCGCGCCGCTGCTCCCCGAGCCGCTGGACCACGTCCTGCTCCAGGCGGACCTGACCGCGGTGGCCCCCGGCCCGCTCCGGCGGCCCCTCGCCGACATGCTCGGCGTGCTCGCGGACGTGGAGTCCAAGGGCGGCGCCACGGTCTACCGCTTCACGCCGGGCTCGGTGCGCCGTGCCCTGGACTCCGGGCAGGCCGCCGCCGACCTGCACGCCTTCCTCACCGTGCACTCGCGCACGCCGGTGCCGCAGCCGCTGACGTATCTGATCGACGACGTGGCCCGTAAGCACGGGCATCTGCGGGTGGGGGCGGCCTCCGCCTATGTCCGCTGCGACGACGACGCCGTCCTCAACGAGATCCTCGCCGACAAGCGGGCCGCGGGCCTGCGGCTGCGCCGGCTCGCGCCGACCGTGCTGGCCGCCCAGGCCGATCCGGCGGGGTTGCTGGACGGACTGCGTGCGATGGGCTTCGCCCCGGCCGCGGAGTCCGCCGAGGGCGACGTGCTGATCACCCGGGCCCTGGCCCACCGCACCCCGCCGCGCACCGCGCCCGAGCCGGTCCCCGACGGCCCGCCGATGCCGGACGCGACCCTCCTCTCGGCCGCGATCCGCGCGATCCGGGCGGGCGACCTGGCCTCCACCACCCCGCGCAAGCAGACCCCGCTGGCCGGTGGCGAGCTCCCCCGCACCGGCTCCGCCGAGACCCTCGCCACCATGCAGGCCGCCGTCCTCACCGGCGAGGCCCTCTGGATCGGCTACGTCAACGCCGAGGGCGCCGCCAGCCAGCGCGTCATCGCCCCCATCCGCGTCGAGGGCGGCTTCGTCACGGCCTACGACCACACCGCGGACGAGGTCCGCACCTATCCGCTGCACCGGGTGACGGGGGTGGCGGAGCTTGCGGAGGAGTAGCCGGGGTGTGATCCACGCCCGCCCGTGATCGGCCCCCCTTCAGGCACACTGGACGTTTGGACCAGTCCGGAGGGATGCGTACGTGAACGGACCGCTGATCGTCCAGTCCGACAAGACCCTGCTCCTGGAAGTCGACCACGAGCAGGCCGACGCATGCCGTCGGGCCATCGCGCCGTTCGCCGAGCTGGAGCGGGCGCCGGAGCACATCCACACCTACCGGGTGACCCCGCTGGGGCTGTGGAACGCGCGTGCCGCCGGGCATGACGCCGAGCAGGTCGTGGACGCGCTCGTGCAGTTCAGCCGGTACCCGGTGCCGCACGCGCTGCTCGTCGACGTCGCCGAGACCATGGACCGGTACGGCCGGCTGACGCTCTCCAAGCACCCCGCGCACGGGCTCGTCCTCACCACCACCGACCGGCCCGTGCTGGAGGAGGTGCTGCGGTCCAAGCGGATCGCGCCGCTGGTCGGGGCCCGGCTCGACCCGGACACGGTCATCGTCCACCCCTCCGAGCGCGGGCAGATCAAGCAGACGCTGCTGAAGCTGGGCTGGCCCGCCGAGGACCTCGCCGGGTACGTCGACGGCGAGGCGCACCCCATCGAGCTGGCCGAGGACGGCTGGGCGCTGCGGCCGTACCAGAAGCAGGCCGTGGAGAACTTCTGGCACGGCGGGAGTGGGGTTGTCGTACTTCCGTGCGGCGCCGGGAAGACCCTCGTCGGGGCCGGGTCCATGGCGCAGGCCAAGTCGACCACGCTGATCCTCGTCACCAACACCGTCTCCGCCCGGCAGTGGAAGCACGAGCTGGTGAAGCGGACCTCGCTGACCGAGGACGAGATCGGTGAGTACAGCGGGACGAAGAAGGAGATCCGGCCGGTCACCATCGCCACGTACCAGGTGCTGACGACCCGGCGGAAGGGCGTCTACCCGCATCTGGAGCTGTTCGACTCCCGGGACTGGGGTCTGATCGTCTACGACGAGGTGCATCTGCTGCCCGCGCCGGTCTTCAAGTTCACGGCGGATCTCCAGGCGCGGCGGCGGCTGGGGCTGACGGCGACGCTGGTGCGGGAGGACGGCCGTGAGTCGGACGTGTTCTCGCTGATCGGCCCGAAGCGGTTCGACGCCCCGTGGAAGGAGATCGAGGCGCAGGGCTACATCGCGCCGGCGGACTGTGTCGAGGTGCGGGTGAACCTGACCGACTCCGAGCGGCTCGCCTACGCGACGGCCGAGCAGGAGGAGAAGTACCGCTTCTGCGCCACGACCGCGACCAAGCGGAAGGTGACGGAGGCGCTGGTACGGCGGTTCGCGGGGCAGCAGATCCTGGTGATCGGCCAGTACATCGACCAGCTCGACGAGCTGGGGGAGCATCTGAACGCCCCGGTCATCAAGGGCGAGACGTCCAACGCCCAGCGCGAGAAGCTCTTCGACGCGTTCCGGGAGGGCGAGATCAGCGTGCTGGTGGTGTCCAAGGTGGCGAACTTCTCGATCGACCTGCCGGAGGCCACGGTCGCCATCCAGGTCTCGGGCACCTTCGGCTCCCGCCAGGAGGAGGCTCAGCGGCTGGGCCGGGTGCTGCGCCCGAAGGCGGACGGACATAAGGCGCACTTCTACTCGGTCGTCGCCCGCGACACGATCGACCAGGACTTCGCCGCCCACCGTCAGCGTTTCCTCGCCGAGCAGGGCTACGCGTACCGGATCGTCGACGCGGACGAGCTGCTGGCGGAGGGCTGAGCCGCCGGGCTCACTTGCGGCGGACGCCGGCTTCCTCGCCGTACTCGCCGAGGACGACCACGTCGAAGGCGGCGCCCGCGAAGACCTTCACGGCTCGCAGGGCGTCGCCGAGGCGGTGGTGGTGGCTGCCGAGCACCGGACTGGCTCCGGACGCCGGGGGGCGGCCAGGGGCTGGGGTGATGGTTGCTGCACTCATGTCTCCATGGTTGCTCGCGAGGGGTAAGGAGGGCATCGGTCCCCCGGGCGAATCGGCGGCGGGGCGCCGTACGTCTGTGGGCCGACCCGTACCCCCGGGGAGGAGGGGCTCGTCCCCTAGGGGACGACCGAAATCCGTTGGCTTCTCTCTCCCCCGCTCACCTAGAATCTCCGCTCTTGCCCGCCTCCCTTCACGGAGTGCTGTCGTCCGGCCGGAAACCGGACGGCTTCTCTCAGCGCCCGAGCGCGCGTCCGATCCCGTAGGCCACCGGAGGCACCCCCTTGTCCACGTCCGCCGACGATCCCCTCTCCCGGGAGCGTTCCCACCTCGCCTCCTCCCGTGCCGCGCTGCGTGCCATGCGCGAGGACGTGGAGGCGCTCGACATCAAGGACGTGACCGCGAACTGGGTCAACGCCGAGGTGCTGGCCCACCAGATCGACGAGCGGATCAAGGCGCTGGCCGATCTGAGCGACACCCCGCTGTTCTTCGGCCGCCTCGACTATCTGCACGCGCCCGGCGCGGAGCGGTCCGAGGGCGCCGAGGGGGAGCGCTTCTACATCGGGCGCCGCCATGTGCACGACGCGGTCGGCGATCCGATGGTGATCGACTGGCGGGCGCCGGTGTCGCAGCCGTTCTACCGGGCGTCCAAGAAGGACCCGCAGGACGTGGGCCTGCGCCGGCGGTTCGGCTACACCGGCGGGGACCTGACCGCGTACGAGGACGAGCACCTCTCCGACCCGGCGGAGGCGGCGCGGACCAGCAAGCTGCTCCAGCAGGAGATCGAGCGGCCGCGCGTCGGCCCGATGCGGGACATCGTGGCCACGATCCAGCCCGAGCAGGACGAGATCGTACGGTCCGGGCTCGGCGGGACCGTGTGCGTGCAGGGAGGTCCGGGGACCGGGAAGACGGCCGTCGGCCTGCACCGGGTGGCGTATCTGCTGTACGCCCATCGCGAGCGGCTCGCCCGGACCGGGACGCTGGTCATCGGGCCGAACCGGTCCTTCCTGCACTACATCGAGCAGGTCCTGCCGGCGCTGGGCGAGCTGGCGGTCCGCCAGGCGACCGTCGACGACCTGGTCGGGCGGGTGGAGGTGCGCGGCACCGATGACGCGGCGGCGGCGGTCATCAAGGGTGACGCGAGGATGGCGGAGGTGCTGCGGCGGGCGCTGTACGCGCAGGTGACGCTGCCGACGGAGCCGGTCGTGGTGGTGCGCGGGTCGCGGCGCTGGCGGGTGCCGTCCTACGAACTCGTCGACATCGTGCGGGAGTTGCTGGACCGGGAGATCCGTTACGGCGCCGCCCGGGAGGCTCTTCCGCAGCGGATCGCGCATGCGGTGCTGGTGCAGATGGAGCGGTCGGGGGAGGCGCCGGACGACCGGGTGCAGGACGCGGTGGCACGGAACACGGCGGTGAAGGCGGCCGTGAAGGCGATCTGGCCCGCGGTGGAACCGGCGAAGCTGGTGCTGCGGCTGCTGACGGACGCGGAGTATCTCGCCGAGCACGCCGAGGGTGTGCTGAGCGAGGACGAGCGCAAGACGATCCTGTGGGCACGGCCGGTGCGGGCGGTGCGGGCGGCGAAGTGGTCGGCGGCGGACGCGGTGCTGATCGACGAGGCGACGGATCTGATCCAGCGGACGCAGTCGTTGGGGCACGTGGTGCTGGACGAGGCGCAGGATCTGTCGCCGATGCAGTACCGGGCGGTGGGGCGGCGCTGTACGACGGGTTCGGCGACCGTGCTGGGCGATCTGGCGCAGGGTACGACGCCGTGGGCGACGCGGAGTTGGGCGGACGCGCTGTCCCACCTGGGGAAGCCGGAGGGCGTGGTGGAGGAGCTGACGGCGGGCTTCCGCGTGCCGACCGACGTCATCACCTACGCGTCCCGGCTGCTCCCGCACATCGCGCCGGACCTGACCCCGGTGGAGTCGGTGCGGGAGAACCCCGGCACGTTCGAGGTGCGGCCGGTGTCGGGGACGGCGGACGTGGTGCGGGCCTGCGCGGAACTGCTGCGCAACGAGGGCTCCACGGGCCTGATCGCGGCGGACACCAAGATCCCCACGCTGGCGGAGGCCCTGACGGAGGCGGGCATCGGCTATCTCTCCCCCGGTGAGGAAACCACCGCGCAGACCCGCCTCACCCTGGTCCCGGCGTCCCTGGCGAAGGGCCTGGAGTACGACTACGTGGTCCTGGACGAACCCCGGGCGGTCCTGGACGCGGAACCGGACGAACGAACGGGCCTGCGCCGCCTGTACGTCACCCTGACCCGAGCGGTGTCGGGGTTGATCGTCACGCACGGGGCACCGCTGCCGGAGCAGCTGACGTCCTGACGACCGGCGCCGAGTCACCCCTGTGCCTCGGCGCCGACGCACGTTCAGCCCGCGTCCACGGCCCGCCGCCATTTCGCCACCGCCGCCTCCGACACCGGCGCCGTCCAGCCCCCGGGGCGGGCCGCGCCGCCGATGTGGAAGGCGTCGACGCCTGCCGACAGCAGGTGGGGGACGTGGTCCAGGCGTAGGCCACCGCCCACCAGGATCCGTTGTTCGTAGCCGGGCTCGCCGTCCCGTGCCGCCTCCGCCAGCAGCGTGGACACTCCCTCGTCCACGCCCGTCGACGAGCCCGCCGTCAGATAGGTGTCCAGGCCGGGCAGACCGTCCAGCGACTTGCGCAGCGCGTCCCGGTCCACCGCGCGGTCGATCGCCCGGTGGAAGGTCCAGTGGGCGCCACCGAGGACGCCGACCACCCGCTCCACCGCGTCCAGGTCCACCATCCCGTCCACGTCCAGGAATCCGAGCACGAACTCCTCCGCCCCGGCCCCCCGCATCTCCTCCGCGGCCGCCATCAGCCGGTCCACGTCCCCGGCCTCGAAGCCGTCCGCCAGCCGCAGCATCACCCGCGCCGGGATGTCCACCGCGGCCCGGATCCCGGCGACGGTCGCGGCCGACGGAGTCAGTCCGTCGGCCGCGATCTCGGTGACCAGTTCGAGGCGGTCCGCGCCTCCGGCCTGGGCGGCGGTCGCGTCCTCGGCGTCGAGGGCGATCACCTCCAGGACTGCACGCTTGCTCATGGGGCCCCATTCGTCGGCGACCAGTGGTCGACCACAGCTCGGCATCTCTACAGGTCTAGTCCAATTCTGTCCCAAGACTACGCCTGCTACACGACCCCGATCACTGCGCTCACCCCGCGGCCCCTCACCCGAAGATGTTCAGCTCCCCCTCCTCCGCCCCGGCCAGCTCGTAGGACACCCCGGCGACCGGGCGCCGCCCGGAGTACAGCCGTACGAGAGTCGCCGCGTCGCCGATGAAGCGTGCCGGGGTCCGGTCCCCGGCGTCGGCGCCGAGGCGCAGGGGGTCGTCGATGTCGTCCAGGTCCGCGTGGAGGGCCAGGTGACCCCGGGCCCGGGTCACCGAAGCCAGCAGCGGGAGGGCGTACGGCAGACCGGGACCCGCGTACGGCTCCGGCTCGCCCCAGGCCTCGCGCACGTCCCCGCCGTGCACCCACTCCCCGAGCGCGAGCACGTCCAGCGCCCCGCCCGCCTTCGCCAGCACCGGCCCGGCCTCGGTCATCCCGCGTTCCAGCTCGTCGACGATCCGCCCGGTGGGCCACGAGGCGCGGTCGGCGATGTCCCGGTCGTTGGCCGCGGGGGAGAACACCCCCTTCTCGAACCGGCCCTCCAGCACTCGCGACAGCGCCGCCGAGCAGTGCGCCAGCACATCCCGCACCGACCACCCCGGACACGCCTCCACCGCCACCGCGAAGTCCGCCTCTGCACGCCCGCGCACCATCGGCACCAGCGCGTCCCGCTCGACCGCCAGCAGCCGCCCGGCCGCCTCCGGATCCCGTACCCATGTGTCAGTCATGTCCCCACGCTAGGGCCTGTCGTCACGTTCCCGTCGTCGCCCGAAGGGCGGCGCCGCGGCGTCAGGTGCCCGGTGCGGCGAGAGGGCGTGCATGGCGTCGCGGCGCAGACGGGAATGTGACGACAGGGCCTAGGCCGTGGACCGTTCGCGGCAGGTGATGTCGGTGGCTGGTCGTAGGATCCCTCGTGTGATTACGGGCGAGCTGAAGAGCAAGGTGGATCAGGTCTGGAACGCGTTCTGGTCCGGCGGGATCTCCAATCCGCTTGAGGTGATGGAGCAGATCACCTATCTCCTCTTCATCCGCCGTCTCGACGAGCTCCAGACCGTCAAGGACCGGATGTCCCGCCGTGGCATTCCGGACACCAGCCCGTTCTTCCGCCCCGAGCAGCAGGACCTGCGCTGGCAGAACTTCAAGAACGTCGATCCGGCACGGATGTACCAGACCGTCGCCGACGAGGTGTTCCCCTATCTGCGTGAGCTGGGCGGCGAGGACTCCACGTACGCGCACCACATGAAGGACGCCCGTTTCACGATCCCCACGCCCAATCTGCTGTCCAAGGTGGTCCTCCTGCTGGAGGGCATCCCGATGCACGACAAGGACACCAAGGGGGATCTGTACGAGTACATGCTCGGGAAGATCGCCACGGCCGGCCAGAACGGCCAGTTCCGCACGCCCCGGCACATCATCCAGCTGATGGTCGAGATGACCGAGCCGAACACCCGGGACGAGATCTGCGACCCCGCGTGCGGCACGGCCGGATTCCTCGTCGGCGCCTCCGAGTACGTCCAGCGCGTCCACCAGGACGACCTCGTCGACGCCGACCGCCAGCGGCACTTCAACAACAGCATGTTCCACGGCTTCGACTTCGACTCGACCATGCTCCGTATCGGCTCGATGAACATGCTGCAGCACGACGTCGCCCGCCCGGACATCCGCTATCGCGACTCCCTTTCGCAGAGCGCGGGCGAGGAGCTCGACCGCTATTCGCTGATCCTCGCCAATCCGCCGTTCGCGGGAAGTCTCGACTTCGAGACCACCTCCTCCGAGCTGCTGAAGGTCGTCAAGACCAAGAAGACCGAGCTGCTGTTCCTCGCGCTCTTTCTGAAGCTGCTCAAGCCGGGCGGCCGGGCCGCGGTCATCGTCCCGGACGGTGTGCTCTTCGGGCCCTCGAAGGCGCACCGGGAAATGCGCCGGATCCTGGTGGAGGAGCAGAAGCTGGACGCGGTGGTCAAACTGCCGTCCGGGGTCTTCAAGCCGTACGCCGGGGTCTCCACCGCGATCCTCCTCTTCACCAAGACGGACTCCGGCGGCACCGACGAGGTGTGGTTCTACGACGCCCGCGCGGACGGCTTCGGCCTCGACGACAAGCGGACCCCGCAGCTGCCGGAGGACCGCCTGGGCGTCCGCGCCACCGGTCTCACGGCCGAGGAGCACGCGAAGAACA
Encoded proteins:
- a CDS encoding helicase C-terminal domain-containing protein, with the protein product MSDPAPSPRSLAEALRARDDASLAVLLRSRPDLITPVPTDLTQLATRAGTRASVVRALERLDRFALQTAEALAVAADPAPYGELLALMAGDGGDPAVEGALPRAVALLREQALVWGDDDRLRLVRTARELLTPTPQHPSPTGLGPTVREATAGMSPGRIQEIVAAAGLPSTHDAVSAVTDLTALFGDRRRMSALLAGASADSLEVLSRLVWGPPYGQVTADPAARLRWLLDRGLLLPTTPGTVVLPREVALHLREGRAHRATEPLPPAVEAAATHRPQVVDATAAGEAYTALATVEELLKDWDEGGPAVLRAGGLSVRDLKRTAVALDVAEPVAAFWVELAHAAGLLASDGEADERYAATPAYDEWLEQAPDLRWAQLARTWLTATRTSGLVGGRDAKDRTLSALGPGLDRSAAPEVRHRVLALLAGLPEGAAPSPESVLARLRWERPLRGPQQDEDPRGQLAEWTLVEAERLGVTGRGALSAHGRALLGLPEAKGHTPEPEPTGPGDKLPVHHHRTAPVAALSPPEQATASARAARLLAPLLPEPLDHVLLQADLTAVAPGPLRRPLADMLGVLADVESKGGATVYRFTPGSVRRALDSGQAAADLHAFLTVHSRTPVPQPLTYLIDDVARKHGHLRVGAASAYVRCDDDAVLNEILADKRAAGLRLRRLAPTVLAAQADPAGLLDGLRAMGFAPAAESAEGDVLITRALAHRTPPRTAPEPVPDGPPMPDATLLSAAIRAIRAGDLASTTPRKQTPLAGGELPRTGSAETLATMQAAVLTGEALWIGYVNAEGAASQRVIAPIRVEGGFVTAYDHTADEVRTYPLHRVTGVAELAEE
- a CDS encoding DNA repair helicase XPB; amino-acid sequence: MNGPLIVQSDKTLLLEVDHEQADACRRAIAPFAELERAPEHIHTYRVTPLGLWNARAAGHDAEQVVDALVQFSRYPVPHALLVDVAETMDRYGRLTLSKHPAHGLVLTTTDRPVLEEVLRSKRIAPLVGARLDPDTVIVHPSERGQIKQTLLKLGWPAEDLAGYVDGEAHPIELAEDGWALRPYQKQAVENFWHGGSGVVVLPCGAGKTLVGAGSMAQAKSTTLILVTNTVSARQWKHELVKRTSLTEDEIGEYSGTKKEIRPVTIATYQVLTTRRKGVYPHLELFDSRDWGLIVYDEVHLLPAPVFKFTADLQARRRLGLTATLVREDGRESDVFSLIGPKRFDAPWKEIEAQGYIAPADCVEVRVNLTDSERLAYATAEQEEKYRFCATTATKRKVTEALVRRFAGQQILVIGQYIDQLDELGEHLNAPVIKGETSNAQREKLFDAFREGEISVLVVSKVANFSIDLPEATVAIQVSGTFGSRQEEAQRLGRVLRPKADGHKAHFYSVVARDTIDQDFAAHRQRFLAEQGYAYRIVDADELLAEG
- a CDS encoding HelD family protein, yielding MSTSADDPLSRERSHLASSRAALRAMREDVEALDIKDVTANWVNAEVLAHQIDERIKALADLSDTPLFFGRLDYLHAPGAERSEGAEGERFYIGRRHVHDAVGDPMVIDWRAPVSQPFYRASKKDPQDVGLRRRFGYTGGDLTAYEDEHLSDPAEAARTSKLLQQEIERPRVGPMRDIVATIQPEQDEIVRSGLGGTVCVQGGPGTGKTAVGLHRVAYLLYAHRERLARTGTLVIGPNRSFLHYIEQVLPALGELAVRQATVDDLVGRVEVRGTDDAAAAVIKGDARMAEVLRRALYAQVTLPTEPVVVVRGSRRWRVPSYELVDIVRELLDREIRYGAAREALPQRIAHAVLVQMERSGEAPDDRVQDAVARNTAVKAAVKAIWPAVEPAKLVLRLLTDAEYLAEHAEGVLSEDERKTILWARPVRAVRAAKWSAADAVLIDEATDLIQRTQSLGHVVLDEAQDLSPMQYRAVGRRCTTGSATVLGDLAQGTTPWATRSWADALSHLGKPEGVVEELTAGFRVPTDVITYASRLLPHIAPDLTPVESVRENPGTFEVRPVSGTADVVRACAELLRNEGSTGLIAADTKIPTLAEALTEAGIGYLSPGEETTAQTRLTLVPASLAKGLEYDYVVLDEPRAVLDAEPDERTGLRRLYVTLTRAVSGLIVTHGAPLPEQLTS
- a CDS encoding copper homeostasis protein CutC, producing the protein MSKRAVLEVIALDAEDATAAQAGGADRLELVTEIAADGLTPSAATVAGIRAAVDIPARVMLRLADGFEAGDVDRLMAAAEEMRGAGAEEFVLGFLDVDGMVDLDAVERVVGVLGGAHWTFHRAIDRAVDRDALRKSLDGLPGLDTYLTAGSSTGVDEGVSTLLAEAARDGEPGYEQRILVGGGLRLDHVPHLLSAGVDAFHIGGAARPGGWTAPVSEAAVAKWRRAVDAG
- a CDS encoding maleylpyruvate isomerase family mycothiol-dependent enzyme, which produces MTDTWVRDPEAAGRLLAVERDALVPMVRGRAEADFAVAVEACPGWSVRDVLAHCSAALSRVLEGRFEKGVFSPAANDRDIADRASWPTGRIVDELERGMTEAGPVLAKAGGALDVLALGEWVHGGDVREAWGEPEPYAGPGLPYALPLLASVTRARGHLALHADLDDIDDPLRLGADAGDRTPARFIGDAATLVRLYSGRRPVAGVSYELAGAEEGELNIFG
- a CDS encoding type I restriction-modification system subunit M is translated as MITGELKSKVDQVWNAFWSGGISNPLEVMEQITYLLFIRRLDELQTVKDRMSRRGIPDTSPFFRPEQQDLRWQNFKNVDPARMYQTVADEVFPYLRELGGEDSTYAHHMKDARFTIPTPNLLSKVVLLLEGIPMHDKDTKGDLYEYMLGKIATAGQNGQFRTPRHIIQLMVEMTEPNTRDEICDPACGTAGFLVGASEYVQRVHQDDLVDADRQRHFNNSMFHGFDFDSTMLRIGSMNMLQHDVARPDIRYRDSLSQSAGEELDRYSLILANPPFAGSLDFETTSSELLKVVKTKKTELLFLALFLKLLKPGGRAAVIVPDGVLFGPSKAHREMRRILVEEQKLDAVVKLPSGVFKPYAGVSTAILLFTKTDSGGTDEVWFYDARADGFGLDDKRTPQLPEDRLGVRATGLTAEEHAKNNLPDILARWRRRTTDERARARTEQSFCVPKSEIAAQDHDLSLNRYKQVVHEELVTRPPLEILAELEQLNKEIEAGTARLKEMLGK